A genome region from Drosophila simulans strain w501 chromosome 2R, Prin_Dsim_3.1, whole genome shotgun sequence includes the following:
- the LOC6735315 gene encoding odorant receptor 56a translates to MFKVKDLLLSPTTFEDPIFGTHLRCFQWYGYVASKDQIRPLLSLIRCTILTASIWLSCALMLARVFRGYENLNDGATSYATAVQYFAVSIATFNAYVQRGKVISLLRVAHSDIQNLMLEADNREMELLVATQAYTRTITLLIWVPSVIAGLMAYSDCIYRTLFLPKSVFNVPAVRRGEEHPILLFQLFPFGELCDNFVVGYLGPWYALGLGITTIPLWHTFITCLMKYVNLKLQILNKRVEEMDITRLNFKLVIGRLTASELTFWQMQLFKEFVKEQLRIRKFVQELQYLICVPVMADFIIFSVLMCFLFFALTVGVPSKMDYFFMFIYLFVMAGILWIYHWHATLIVECHDELSLAYFSCGWYNFEMPLQRMLVFMMMHAQRPMKMRALLVDLNLRTFIDIGRGAYSYFNLLRSSHLY, encoded by the exons ATGTTTAAAGTTAAGGATCTGCTGCTTTCGCCGACAACTTTCGAGGATCCAATTTTTGGAACCCACCTGCGATGCTTCCAATGGTACGGATATGTGGCCTCCAAGGATCAGATTAGGCCTTTGTTAAGTCTTATACGTTGCACCATTTTGACGGCATCGATTTGGCTTAGCTGTGCTTTAATGCTGGCAAGAGTGTTTCGTGGTTACGAAAACCTTAATGATGGGGCCACAAGTTACGCCACCGCAGTCCAGTATTTCGCGGTATCTATTGCCACCTTTAATGCCTACGTGCAAAGAGGCA aaGTAATATCCCTTTTGCGAGTTGCCCACTCGGATATCCAGAACTTGATGCTCGAAGCAGATAATCGAGAGATGGAACTTTTGGTTGCCACTCAGGCTTATACACGAACCATTACCCTGTTGATCTGGGTGCCATCGGTTATTGCTGGCCTAATGGCCTATTCAGACTGCATCTACAGGACTCTATTTCTGCCAAAATCGGTTTTCAATGTGCCAGCGGTGCGACGTGGTGAGGAGCACCCCATTCTGCTATTTCAGCTATTTCCCTTCGGAGAACTTTGCGATAACTTCGTTGTTGGATACTTGGGACCTTGGTATGCTCTGGGCCTGGGAATCACGACTATCCCATTGTGGCACACATTTATCACTTGCCTCATGAAGTACGTAAATCTCAAGCTGCAGATACTCAACAAGCGAGTGGAGGAGATGGAT ATTACccgacttaatttcaaattggtaATTGGTCGCCTAACTGCCAGTGAGTTAACCTTCTGGCAAATGCAACTCTTCAAGGAATTTGTAAAGGAACAGCTGAGGATTCGAAAATTTGTCCAGGAACTACAGTATCTGATTTGCGTTCCCGTGATGGCAGATTTTATTATCTTCTCGGTTCTCATGTGCTTTCTCTTTTTTGCCTTGACAGTTGGC gtTCCAAGCAAAATGGATTACTTCTTCATGTTCATTTACCTTTTTGTGATGGCTGGTATATTGTGGATTTATCATTGGCATGCCACGTTGATTGTTGAGTGT CACGATGAACTGAGCCTTGCTTACTTTTCTTGCGGATGGTACAACTTCGAGATGCCTTTGCAGAGAATGCTGGTTTTTATGATGATGCATGCCCAAAGGCCGATGAAGATGCGCGCCCTGCTGGTCGATTTGAATCTGAGGACCTTCATAGAC ATTGGCCGTGGAGCCTACAGCTACTTCAATTTGCTGCGTAGCTCTCACTTGTATTAG
- the LOC6735316 gene encoding general odorant-binding protein 56h has translation MRATFALTLLLACLSGILAEQANIDSSVSKELVTGCLKENGVTPQDLADLQSGKVKAEDAKDNVKCSSQCILVKSGFMDSTGKLLTDKVKSYYANSNFKEVIEKDLDRCSAIKGANACDTAFQILSCFQTAN, from the exons ATGAGGGCTACATTCGCATTGACTCTGTTGCTCGCCTGCCTTTCAGGAATTTTGGCG GAGCAAGCCAACATAGACAGCTCGGTGTCCAAGGAACTGGTGACGGGTTGCCTCAAGGAGAACGGTGTCACTCCCCAGGATCTGGCTGACTTGCAATCGGGCAAGGTGAAGGCCGAGGATGCCAAGGACAATGTGAAGTGCTCCTCACAGTGCATTCTGGTTAAGAGCGGGTTCATGGACTCCACAGGCAAACTGCTGACCGACAAGGTTAAGTCTTACTATGCGAACTCGAACTTTAAGGAAGTCATCGAAAAGGATTTGGACAGGTGCAGCGCGATCAAGGGGGCTAACGCATGTGACACGGCCTTCCAGATACTATCCTGCTTCCAGACAGCCAATTAG